The genomic segment AACGAGTTCTTCGCAGCCGTTTCGCGCTTTCTGGCGTAGTCAGTTCGTGCTTCGCTTCGCCGTCTTCGCGCTGGCCCTCACCGTGGCGGCCGCGCGGCCCATGCCGGGCCCGATCTTCGTGTGGATCCAGCCCGCATCGCGGGTGCGCGACTGGCGGGCCGACGACGCGCGCCAGGCCGAGCGCGCCTTTGCGGCCTGGAGCGGCATCGTGCCCCAGGCCACGTTCGCGTTCACCGACGACTCGGCGGACGCGGCGGTGCGCGTGACGTGGGTGGCGCAGTTGGGCGCGTCGACCACGGGCGAATCGCGCCTCGAGCGCGACGGAACCGGCCGCGTGGTGGATGCCGCGGTGCTGCTGGCCGTGCACCACGCCGACGGCCGCATCGTGAGTGGAGCGGCCATGCGGGCGCTGGCGATGCACGAGGTGGGACATCTGCTCGGACTGCCGCACTCGCGCGACCCGCGGAGCATCATGGCGCCCGTGGTGCGGGTGCGCGGACTGTCGCGCGGCGACAGCGCCGCGCTCCGCCGGCTCTACTGCTTGAGTTGTAGCGTGCGCGACTTGCGGTCGCGGACGATCCGCAATTCCACCGTGGCATCGGCGGCGTGCCGTTCGAGCACGCGGCGCAGTTCGTCCACGGTGGACACGGCGGCGCCCGCCGCCCTGACGATCACGTCGCCCGCCCGGAGCCCCGACTGCTCGGCCACCGTGCCGTGGGGCGTCTGGAGCACGAGCACGCCCCGGTCCACGCCAAAGGCGCGGCCCAGATCGGGATTCACCGGGCTCATGCTCGCGCCGGCCACCGCCGCCATGGCCGGACTGAAGTTGAAGACGGTCACCGGGGCGCGCGGCGCCGGCGCGGGAGCCGGGACGGCGCCCGTGGTCCAGCTGGGCGGAGCCGGCGGCTCCGCGAGCAGGCCCCTGATCCCGACGGGCGCCTCGGGCGTGGCAAAGTCGACGCGGCGGCGAACGAACATCTGCGGCGCCCGGGCCACGATGAGCGGATAATCGCGGTCCACGCCGTCGCGCTCCATGCGCACGATCACCTTGTGCTCGGGCTCGAGCAGCTTGGTCATCGAGATGTCCTGCGTGGTGACGTCCTGGCCATTGAAGGCGAGCAGCAGGTCGCCGTGGGCGATGCCGGCGCGTTCGGCCGGCGAGTCTGGTTCCACCGACTCCACTTCGGGATAGTCCAGAAAGCGCACGAAGTATTCGCCGTGGCGCACGTTGTCCACCGGCGCGCCCACGAACGTGAGCCCGATCCACCCCTTGGGCACCGCCTCGGGCGGGATCTGCGACGCCGGCTGGTACTGCAGCATGGCGGCCACGCCGGCGTCGGCCATCGCCTTGCGCGACGCTTCGCCGGCGCGCTCGAAGCCCATCTCCACCGCCCCACGCTGCAGCTCGGCAATCCGGCTCAGCATGTCCGACATCTCGGAGGCCATGCGCTCCTGCTGCTCGGGCGCGATGGGCGTGCCGAGGAAGATCCGCTGCAGCGAATCGAGCTTGTTCATCAGGACGGTCACGACCACGCGGCTGGAGTCGTCGGCGCACCGGCCCAGGGCGCACGCGTGCACGCGGACCTCGACCGTGGACCGTGGATTCTGTTGGGCCAGCGCCGACCGCGCCGCGAGAGGCGTGAGGGCCACGGCCAGGGCGATCGTTCGACCGGAGTTGATCA from the Gemmatimonadaceae bacterium genome contains:
- a CDS encoding PDZ domain-containing protein → MRSSMINSGRTIALAVALTPLAARSALAQQNPRSTVEVRVHACALGRCADDSSRVVVTVLMNKLDSLQRIFLGTPIAPEQQERMASEMSDMLSRIAELQRGAVEMGFERAGEASRKAMADAGVAAMLQYQPASQIPPEAVPKGWIGLTFVGAPVDNVRHGEYFVRFLDYPEVESVEPDSPAERAGIAHGDLLLAFNGQDVTTQDISMTKLLEPEHKVIVRMERDGVDRDYPLIVARAPQMFVRRRVDFATPEAPVGIRGLLAEPPAPPSWTTGAVPAPAPAPRAPVTVFNFSPAMAAVAGASMSPVNPDLGRAFGVDRGVLVLQTPHGTVAEQSGLRAGDVIVRAAGAAVSTVDELRRVLERHAADATVELRIVRDRKSRTLQLKQ